One genomic segment of Brassica napus cultivar Da-Ae chromosome A3, Da-Ae, whole genome shotgun sequence includes these proteins:
- the LOC106428105 gene encoding AP2-like ethylene-responsive transcription factor At2g41710 isoform X1 yields the protein MASMSSPDQGPKTEAGGGGESSENVSASDQMLMYRSFKKAKKERGCTAKERISKMPPCTAGKRSSIYRGVTRHRWTGRYEAHLWDKSTWNQNQNKKGKQVYLGAYDDEEAAARAYDLAALKYWGPGTLINFPVTDYSRDLEEMQNLSREEYLATLRRYTFGRKSSGFSRGIAKYRGLQSRWEASASRMPGPEYFSNLHYGAGDERGAEGDFLGSFCLERKIDLTGYIKWWGVNKSRQPESSSKASEDAKVEDAGTELKALEHTSQATEPYKAPNLGVLQRKGKQITSPSSTSSALSILSASPAYKSMEEKVMKIQESSSTRENDENANRNITSIEKSHGKEIEKPAVSHGVALGSGGGVAPAAALSLQKSMYPLSSLLTAPLLSNYNALDPLGDRILWTPFLPPGSSHTSEVTKTETSCSTYSYLPQEK from the exons ATGGCGTCGATGTCGTCGCCGGATCAGGGGCCTAAGACAGAGgcgggaggaggaggagagagctCGGAGAATGTGTCGGCGAGTGATCAGATGTTGATGTATAGAAGCTTTAAGAAGGCGAAGAAGGAGAGAGGATGCACAGCTAAGGAGCGTATCAGTAAAATGCCGCCCTGCACAGCTGGCAAAAGGAGTTCCATTTACCGTGGAGTCACCAG ACATAGATGGACAGGTCGGTACGAAGCTCACCTTTGGGACAAGAGTACTTGGAACCAAAACCAGAACAAGAAGGGCAAACAag TTTATCTAG GAGCATATGATGatgaagaggcagctgctagagctTACGACCTTGCTGCCTTGAAATATTGGGGACCTGGCACACTTATCAATTTTCCG GTGACTGATTACAGCAGGGATTTAGAAGAAATGCAAAATCTCTCAAGGGAAGAATACCTTGCAACTCTACGTAG ATATACATTTGGCAGAAAAAGCAGCGGTTTCTCAAGGGGAATAGCCAAATATCGTGGCCTTCAAAG TCGATGGGAAGCATCAGCCAGTCGGATGCCTGGACCTGAGTACTTCAGTAACCTTCATTATG GGGCAGGTGATGAACGAGGAGCAGAAGGTGACTTTCTTGGCAGCTTTTGTCTGGAAAGAAAGATTGATCTAAcgggatacataaagtggtggggaGTCAACAAATCCCGTCAACCAGAATCTTCATCGAAAGCATCAGAGGATGCAAAGGTAGAAGATGCCGGCACTGAGCTTAAAGCACTGGAACACACATCCCAGGCAACAGAGCCATACAAAGCACCAAACCTTGGTGTCCTTCAGAGGAAAGGAAAACAAATAACATCGCCGTCCTCCACCTCTTCTGCTTTAAGCATTTTGTCTGCGTCACCTGCTTACAAGAGCATGGAGGAGAAAGTGATGAAGATCCAAGAGAGCAGCAGCACTAGAGAAAACGATGAGAATGCAAACCGTAACATCACCAGTATTGAGAAGAGTCACGGTAAGGAAATAGAGAAACCGGCTGTGAGTCACGGAGTTGCTCTAGGAAGTGGTGGCGGTGTTGCTCCTGCTGCTGCTTTGTCTCTTCAGAAAAGCATGTACCCACTTAGCTCTCTCTTAACTGCTCCATTGCTTAGCAACTATAATGCGTTGGATcccctcggagatcgtattctCTGGACACCATTCCTTCCCCCAGGATCTTCTCATACTTCAGAG GTGACAAAGACAGAGACAAGTTGTTCCACATACAGTTACCTCCCACAAGAGAAGTGA
- the LOC106428163 gene encoding villin-2-like: protein MSGSAKVLDPAFQGAGQKPGTEIWRIENFEAVPVPKTEHGKFYMGDTYIVLQTTQNKGGAYLFDIHFWIGKDTSQDEAGTAAVKTVELDAVLGGRAVQHREIQGHESDKFLSYFKPCIIPLEGGVASGFKTPEEEVFETRLYTCKGKRAIRLKQVPFARSSLNHDDVFILDTKEKIYQFNGANSNIQERAKALEVVQYLKDKYHEGTCDVAIVDDGKLDTESDSGEFWVLFGGFAPIGRKVANDDDVIPESTPPKLYCVTDGQVEPIDGDLSKSMLENTKCYLLDCGAEVFVWVGRVTQVDERKAANQSAEEFLASENRPKATRVTRVIQGYESHSFKSNFDSWPSGSAAPGNEEGRGKVAAMLKQQNVGLKGSSKSATPVNEDVPPLLEAGGKLEVWVVDGKAKSPLPKEDIGKFYSGDCYLVLYTYHAGDRKEDYFLCCWFGKSSTQEDQDTALRLANTMSNSLKGRPVQGRIYEGKEPPQFVALFQPMVILKGGLSSGYKSNVEEKGSPDETYTPDSISLIQVSGTGVHNNKALQVEPVATSLNTYECFLLQSGTSMFLWHGNQSAHELLELAAKVAEFLKPGVTLKHAKEGTESSTFWFALGGKQNFTSKKASPETVRDPHLFSFSINRGKFQVEEIYNFAQDDLLTEDIYLLDTHAEVFVWVGQCVDPKEKQTVFEIGQKYIDRAGSLEGLSPKVPLYKINEGNEPCFFTTYFSWDHSKAIVQGNSFQKKAALLFGTHHVVEDKSSGGGPRQRAEALAALNSAFNSSTSRPAYSSQDRSSESQEGPRQRAEALAALTSAFSSSSSTKAPPPPPRSAGTSQASQRAAAVAALSQVLVAENKKTPDTSPTRRSTSSNPADDSLLTEAKNDQVEASEEEEVPPAVEEPEVKQEETEEQDESVIEPSDATFTYEQLKANSENAVTGIDYKRREAYLSEEEFQSVFGMEKDAFNNLPRWKQDLLKKKFDLF, encoded by the exons ATGTCTGGGTCAGCAAAAGTACTGGATCCTGCATTTCAAGGAGCTGGACAGAAACC AGGAACTGAGATCTGGAGAATCGAGAATTTCGAGGCGGTTCCTGTGCCAAAGACTGAACATGGAAAGTTCTACATGGGAGACACTTACATTGTCTTGCAG ACAACACAGAACAAAGGAGGTGCTTATCTCTTTGATATACATTTCTGGATTGGGAAAGACACTAGTCAGGATGAAGCTGGAACAGCAGCTGTTAAAACAGTTGAACTCGATGCAGTTCTCGGTGGCCGTGCTGTCCAACACCGTGAGATTCAAGGTCATGAGTCTGACAAGTTCTTGTCTTACTTCAAGCCATGTATTATACCGTTAGAGGGTGGTGTTGCGTCTGGTTTCAAAACACCTGAAGAAGAGGTGTTTGAGACACGGTTATATACCTGCAAAGGAAAACGTGCAATCCGTTTGAAGCAG GTTCCTTTTGCCCGCTCATCGCTGAATCATGATGATGTGTTTATCTTGGACACCAAGGAAAAGATCTATCAGTTCAACGGTGCGAACTCGAACATTCAGGAGAGAGCCAAAGCTTTGGAAGTTGTTCAGTATTTGAAAGACAAGTATCACGAAGGAACTTGCGATGTTGCTATTGTTG ATGATGGAAAATTAGATACAGAATCAGATTCTGGTGAGTTTTGGGTCCTCTTTGGTGGGTTTGCTCCAATAGGAAGGAAAGTTGccaatgatgatgatgttatCCCGGAATCAACTCCACCTAAGCTTTATTG CGTCACTGATGGTCAGGTGGAACCTATAGACGGTGATCTGTCCAAATCTATGCTGGAAAACACTAAATGCTACCTCTTGGACTGTGGTGCTGAGGTGTTTGTCTGGGTTGGTCGTGTAACTCAAGTGGATGAGAGGAAAGCTGCTAATCAATCTGCtgag GAGTTTCTTGCTAGTGAAAACAGGCCAAAGGCAACACGAGTCACACGTGTTATCCAAGGTTACGAGTCTCACTCTTTCAAGTCTAACTTTGACTCTTGGCCATCAGGCTCTGCTGCCCCTGGTAACGAAGAAGGACGAGGAAAAGTTGCTG CTATGCTGAAGCAACAAAATGTTGGGCTCAAGGGCAGTTCGAAAAGTGCAACACCAGTGAATGAGGATGTCCCACCTCTGCTTGAAGCTGGTGGAAAGTTGGAG GTTTGGGTTGTTGATGGTAAAGCCAAGAGTCCTTTACCTAAGGAAGATATTGGCAAGTTCTATTCTGGGGACTGTTATTTGGTCCTCTACACTTATCATGCTGGAGATAGGAAAGAAGACTATTTCTTGTGCTGTTGGTTTGGAAAGAGCAGCACTCAG GAGGACCAAGATACAGCACTTAGACTGGCGAATACTATGTCAAACTCGTTAAAGGGAAGACCTGTGCAG GGCCGTATATACGAGGGTAAAGAGCCTCCACAGTTTGTTGCCCTTTTCCAACCTATGGTGATCCTAAAG GGTGGTTTGAGCTCTGGGTACAAAAGCAACGTGGAGGAGAAAGGTTCACCAGATGAAACATACACACCAGATTCAATTTCACTAATTCAAGTATCTGGAACTGGAGTTCACAATAACAAGGCGCTGCAAGTTGAACCG GTGGCAACATCTTTGAACACTTATGAGTGCTTCCTACTGCAATCTGGTACTTCTATGTTCCTTTGGCATGGAAATCAAAGTGCGCATGAACTGCTTGAACTGGCTGCTAAAGTTGCTGAGTTCTTGAAG CCTGGGGTTACACTCAAGCATGCCAAAGAAGGAACAGAGAGCTCAACCTTTTGGTTTGCACTTGGAGGAAAGCAGAACTTCACCAGCAAGAAGGCTTCACCTGAGACTGTCAGGGATCCTCACTTATTCTCATTTTCTATCAACAGAG GAAAGTTTCAG GTTGAAGAGATCTACAACTTTGCTCAAGATGATCTCTTGACTGAGGATATATATTTGCTTGACACTCATGCTGAAGTTTTTGTCTGGGTTGGTCAATGTGTGGACCCCAAGGAAAAGCAAACTGTGTTTGAGATTGGCCAA AAATACATTGATCGTGCTGGATCCTTGGAAGGCTTGTCTCCTAAAGTTCCACTCTACAAAATCAATGAAGGGAACGAACCATGCTTCTTCACCACTTACTTTTCTTGGGATCACAGCAAAGCTATT GTGCAAGGAAACTCATTCCAGAAAAAAGCAGCCTTGTTATTTGGCACTCACCACGTTGTGGAG GATAAGTCTAGCGGTGGTGGACCAAGGCAAAGGGCTGAGGCACTCGCTGCTTTAAATTCTGCCTTCAATTCTTCTACTAGCAGACCTGCCTATTCG AGCCAGGACAGATCAAGCGAAAGTCAAGAGGGTCCAAGACAAAGAGCTGAAGCTTTAGCCGCCTTGACATCTGCTTTTAGCTCTTCATCATCGACTAAAgcgccgccaccaccaccaaGGTCAGCGGGGACGAGTCAGGCTTCACAGAGAGCAGCAGCAGTGGCTGCTCTCTCTCAAGTTCTCGTTGCTGAGAATAAAAAAACACCTGATACCTCTCCCACAAGAAGATCTACTAGCTCCAACCCAGCAGATGACTCCCTTCTAA CTGAAGCCAAAAATGATCAAGTAGAGGCTTCAGAAGAAGAGGAGGTTCCACCTGCAGTAGAGGAGCCTGAAGTGAAACAAGAGGAAACAGAAGAGCAAGATGAATCTGTGATAGAACCAAGTGATGCAACTTTCACCTATGAACAGCTGAAAGCCAATTCTGAGAACGCAGTGACTGGAATAGATTACAAGCGCAGAGAG GCTTATCTATCTGAGGAAGAGTTCCAAAGTGTGTTTGGGATGGAGAAAGATGCATTCAACAACTTACCTCGTTGGAAGCAAGATCTGCTTAAGAAGAAGTTTGACTTGTTCTAG
- the LOC106428105 gene encoding AP2-like ethylene-responsive transcription factor At2g41710 isoform X2, with the protein MASMSSPDQGPKTEAGGGGESSENVSASDQMLMYRSFKKAKKERGCTAKERISKMPPCTAGKRSSIYRGVTRHRWTGRYEAHLWDKSTWNQNQNKKGKQVYLGAYDDEEAAARAYDLAALKYWGPGTLINFPVTDYSRDLEEMQNLSREEYLATLRRKSSGFSRGIAKYRGLQSRWEASASRMPGPEYFSNLHYGAGDERGAEGDFLGSFCLERKIDLTGYIKWWGVNKSRQPESSSKASEDAKVEDAGTELKALEHTSQATEPYKAPNLGVLQRKGKQITSPSSTSSALSILSASPAYKSMEEKVMKIQESSSTRENDENANRNITSIEKSHGKEIEKPAVSHGVALGSGGGVAPAAALSLQKSMYPLSSLLTAPLLSNYNALDPLGDRILWTPFLPPGSSHTSEVTKTETSCSTYSYLPQEK; encoded by the exons ATGGCGTCGATGTCGTCGCCGGATCAGGGGCCTAAGACAGAGgcgggaggaggaggagagagctCGGAGAATGTGTCGGCGAGTGATCAGATGTTGATGTATAGAAGCTTTAAGAAGGCGAAGAAGGAGAGAGGATGCACAGCTAAGGAGCGTATCAGTAAAATGCCGCCCTGCACAGCTGGCAAAAGGAGTTCCATTTACCGTGGAGTCACCAG ACATAGATGGACAGGTCGGTACGAAGCTCACCTTTGGGACAAGAGTACTTGGAACCAAAACCAGAACAAGAAGGGCAAACAag TTTATCTAG GAGCATATGATGatgaagaggcagctgctagagctTACGACCTTGCTGCCTTGAAATATTGGGGACCTGGCACACTTATCAATTTTCCG GTGACTGATTACAGCAGGGATTTAGAAGAAATGCAAAATCTCTCAAGGGAAGAATACCTTGCAACTCTACGTAG AAAAAGCAGCGGTTTCTCAAGGGGAATAGCCAAATATCGTGGCCTTCAAAG TCGATGGGAAGCATCAGCCAGTCGGATGCCTGGACCTGAGTACTTCAGTAACCTTCATTATG GGGCAGGTGATGAACGAGGAGCAGAAGGTGACTTTCTTGGCAGCTTTTGTCTGGAAAGAAAGATTGATCTAAcgggatacataaagtggtggggaGTCAACAAATCCCGTCAACCAGAATCTTCATCGAAAGCATCAGAGGATGCAAAGGTAGAAGATGCCGGCACTGAGCTTAAAGCACTGGAACACACATCCCAGGCAACAGAGCCATACAAAGCACCAAACCTTGGTGTCCTTCAGAGGAAAGGAAAACAAATAACATCGCCGTCCTCCACCTCTTCTGCTTTAAGCATTTTGTCTGCGTCACCTGCTTACAAGAGCATGGAGGAGAAAGTGATGAAGATCCAAGAGAGCAGCAGCACTAGAGAAAACGATGAGAATGCAAACCGTAACATCACCAGTATTGAGAAGAGTCACGGTAAGGAAATAGAGAAACCGGCTGTGAGTCACGGAGTTGCTCTAGGAAGTGGTGGCGGTGTTGCTCCTGCTGCTGCTTTGTCTCTTCAGAAAAGCATGTACCCACTTAGCTCTCTCTTAACTGCTCCATTGCTTAGCAACTATAATGCGTTGGATcccctcggagatcgtattctCTGGACACCATTCCTTCCCCCAGGATCTTCTCATACTTCAGAG GTGACAAAGACAGAGACAAGTTGTTCCACATACAGTTACCTCCCACAAGAGAAGTGA